A portion of the Aquicoccus sp. G2-2 genome contains these proteins:
- a CDS encoding glycosyl hydrolase family 28-related protein, with protein sequence MNKAITDGVVFMPPAFVDGLDTWADGDGTPGSDTYANAANAAFVPADQDFAGCLEIQKIDATQKLRSMGETPLLPGTYLRVTARVKAMSGNLPNVRIAGWAGGAGGAHVSGLTEVGPSVQLTQYGEIVEVSAIVGPGVRGGVDMVWGRAPLFGHFGLDLTGPTGGVVRIDDIRIEDITSVFLRDMMGWVDVTDFGALGDGNSDDLAAFEAADAAAGGRHVLIPAGNYHLSDSMTFENVAVFEGTVTMPDAAILSLTKNFDLPAYIAAFGAEDVAFRKAFQALLNNSDHDSLDLGGRRIDVTGPIDMQAACPNRDTYAVRRVIRNGQFEAKGTTVWEPDVVTSQASYSVSNGKKLTGVLNVANIAVGSLVSGTGVGREVYVTEKNVGQQEITLNKELYDADGTQNFTFTRFQYMLDFSGFSRLDRFALEAVDINCGGMASGILLAPSGIGFQLRDSYVTGPKHRGITSHGEGCQGLTVDGCQFLSNETATPAQDRISIMLNTAANDIKLRNNRATYFRHFAVIGGTGSLITGNHFFQGDSSGLGLRTAGIVLAATNTRAVINGNYIDNCSIEWTNEYDNEPDFSSELSFSQLNLSDNVFLCGHTVSWFSFLVVKPYGTGHHVNQTTVQGNLFRTIGGPIERVERVDTSFADMNYDRITDLTFSNNMFKLIDTVTQNPLLITHSESSEEQVWTVDCAPMLPFGGWAQRVESLQPIGAVRNSTNNVERDMPYVNVNQGPNKDQLQIVWARPVRGKVVVKVRVD encoded by the coding sequence ATGAACAAGGCAATCACCGATGGTGTGGTTTTCATGCCGCCCGCATTTGTTGACGGGTTGGACACATGGGCGGACGGGGACGGCACACCGGGATCGGATACTTATGCAAACGCGGCCAATGCGGCGTTCGTGCCGGCCGATCAGGATTTTGCCGGGTGTCTGGAAATTCAGAAGATCGACGCCACGCAAAAGCTGCGCTCGATGGGAGAGACGCCGCTTTTGCCGGGCACTTACCTGCGGGTGACGGCACGGGTGAAGGCGATGAGCGGCAACCTGCCGAATGTGCGCATCGCCGGTTGGGCCGGTGGCGCGGGCGGCGCGCATGTGAGCGGGCTGACCGAAGTTGGGCCAAGCGTGCAGTTGACGCAATATGGCGAGATCGTCGAGGTGTCGGCCATTGTCGGGCCGGGCGTGCGCGGCGGGGTTGATATGGTTTGGGGGCGGGCACCGCTTTTCGGGCATTTCGGGTTGGACCTGACCGGGCCGACAGGCGGTGTGGTGCGGATTGACGATATTCGTATCGAGGATATCACTTCGGTATTCCTGCGTGACATGATGGGCTGGGTCGATGTGACCGATTTTGGCGCGCTGGGCGATGGCAACAGCGATGATCTGGCCGCGTTCGAGGCGGCGGATGCGGCGGCGGGCGGGCGGCATGTGCTAATCCCGGCGGGCAATTATCACCTGAGTGACAGCATGACATTCGAGAATGTCGCGGTGTTCGAGGGCACGGTGACGATGCCGGATGCGGCGATCCTGTCGCTGACCAAGAATTTCGACCTGCCGGCCTATATCGCGGCGTTCGGGGCCGAGGATGTGGCCTTTCGCAAGGCGTTTCAGGCACTTTTGAACAATTCGGACCACGATTCGCTTGATCTTGGCGGGCGGCGGATTGATGTGACCGGGCCGATTGACATGCAGGCGGCTTGCCCGAACCGTGATACCTATGCGGTGCGCCGGGTGATCCGCAATGGCCAGTTCGAGGCCAAGGGTACAACGGTTTGGGAGCCTGATGTCGTCACATCGCAGGCAAGCTATTCGGTGAGCAACGGCAAGAAGCTGACCGGGGTGCTGAACGTCGCCAATATCGCGGTCGGGTCACTCGTCAGCGGCACCGGCGTGGGCCGCGAGGTGTATGTGACAGAAAAGAACGTGGGCCAGCAGGAAATCACGCTCAACAAAGAGCTTTACGACGCGGACGGGACACAGAATTTCACCTTCACGCGGTTCCAATACATGCTGGATTTCAGCGGCTTTTCACGGCTTGATCGGTTTGCGCTTGAGGCGGTGGACATCAATTGCGGCGGTATGGCGAGCGGGATTTTGCTGGCACCCTCGGGGATCGGGTTTCAGTTGCGTGACAGCTATGTGACCGGGCCGAAACATCGCGGTATCACCAGCCACGGCGAGGGCTGTCAGGGGTTGACCGTGGATGGCTGCCAGTTTCTGTCGAACGAGACCGCCACCCCAGCGCAGGACCGGATTTCGATCATGCTCAACACGGCGGCCAACGATATCAAGCTGCGCAACAACCGGGCGACTTACTTCCGGCATTTCGCGGTGATTGGCGGCACCGGGTCGTTGATTACCGGCAATCATTTCTTTCAGGGGGACAGTTCCGGGCTGGGGTTGCGCACCGCCGGGATTGTGCTGGCCGCGACGAACACGCGGGCGGTTATCAATGGCAACTACATCGACAATTGTTCAATCGAGTGGACAAATGAGTATGACAACGAGCCGGATTTCTCCTCTGAGCTTTCGTTCAGTCAGCTTAACCTGAGCGATAACGTGTTCCTGTGTGGGCATACGGTGTCGTGGTTTTCGTTCCTTGTAGTGAAGCCCTACGGGACCGGGCATCATGTCAATCAGACGACTGTTCAGGGGAACCTGTTTCGCACCATCGGCGGCCCGATCGAGCGGGTGGAGCGGGTTGATACCTCGTTCGCGGATATGAATTATGACCGGATCACCGATCTGACTTTCTCCAACAACATGTTCAAGCTGATCGACACGGTGACACAGAATCCGCTGTTGATTACTCATAGCGAGAGCAGCGAAGAGCAGGTCTGGACCGTGGATTGCGCGCCGATGCTGCCGTTTGGCGGCTGGGCGCAACGTGTGGAATCGCTTCAACCGATTGGAGCGGTGCGCAATTCGACGAACAATGTAGAGCGCGATATGCCTTATGTGAACGTCAATCAAGGGCCGAACAAGGACCAGTTGCAGATCGTCTGGGCGCGGCCCGTGCGCGGGAAAGTGGTGGTGAAAGTGCGGGTGGATTGA
- a CDS encoding Hint domain-containing protein, protein MGNPQPSSGAVTEDSGVVGELLSTTGDADFGPWVNNDSGQWTAATLTGAYGSQLVIDSDGNWTYTATNSNASIQALDTGQSLTEVFTVNSTQGPTTVTITINGADEPPCFVAGTPIDTPHGPTPVEVLRAGDMVVTRDHGLQAIRWIGSTTVTPHDGPDPSRLMPVRLCKDALGPGVPDRDILLSPMHRVMIGGADIGALFGANEVFCALSHLVNGQSIRREAVEDVTYYHILFDSHQVLMSSGCASESFYPGQIGLNGFADETREEVLTLFPELRSLPESYGRTARPVLRGYEARLLRERLIPEFPFLRTSQTPKRVA, encoded by the coding sequence ATGGGCAACCCACAACCATCGAGCGGTGCAGTTACCGAGGATTCGGGTGTTGTCGGCGAGTTGCTGAGCACCACGGGCGATGCCGATTTCGGCCCCTGGGTCAACAATGACAGCGGCCAGTGGACAGCGGCAACGCTGACCGGCGCCTATGGCAGCCAGCTGGTCATCGACAGCGATGGGAACTGGACCTACACCGCGACCAATTCCAATGCCTCGATCCAGGCGCTTGATACCGGCCAGAGCCTGACCGAGGTGTTCACCGTCAATTCGACCCAAGGGCCAACCACGGTCACGATCACCATCAACGGGGCCGATGAGCCGCCGTGTTTCGTGGCCGGAACGCCGATCGACACACCGCATGGGCCAACTCCCGTCGAGGTATTGCGCGCGGGCGACATGGTGGTGACGCGCGACCATGGACTCCAGGCGATCCGCTGGATCGGCAGCACGACCGTTACCCCGCATGACGGGCCGGACCCGTCGCGGCTGATGCCGGTGCGGCTCTGCAAGGATGCGCTGGGGCCGGGGGTGCCCGACCGGGATATTCTGCTTTCGCCGATGCACCGGGTGATGATCGGCGGCGCCGATATCGGGGCGCTGTTCGGTGCGAACGAGGTGTTCTGCGCCCTGTCGCATCTGGTGAACGGCCAATCGATCCGGCGGGAAGCCGTAGAGGACGTTACATATTATCATATCCTGTTCGACAGCCATCAGGTGCTGATGTCGTCGGGCTGTGCCAGTGAGAGCTTTTATCCGGGGCAGATCGGATTGAACGGGTTTGCCGATGAAACTCGCGAGGAAGTGCTGACGCTGTTTCCCGAACTGCGGAGCCTGCCGGAAAGTTATGGCCGCACCGCGCGGCCGGTCCTGCGCGGTTATGAAGCGCGTCTTTTGCGTGAGCGTCTGATCCCGGAGTTCCCGTTCCTGCGGACCTCGCAGACGCCGAAGCGCGTTGCGTGA
- a CDS encoding sugar phosphate isomerase/epimerase family protein codes for MNDIPVIGAQLSVLSLDRHRDWLFAKDRDLELPEFCMADILRNPAPFIEMALNKLDGWNGRLGIHGPFSGFELDVKDRDFRELVQARLDQALEVCERLGAQQMVLHSPYDAWDAHNLDNRAADRGKRIGAILDTLAPALSRAEAAGVQLVLENIKDTDPTLRRMVVEAADTPALRLSVDTGHAEWAHVSAGAPPVDRFISDAGELLGHVHLQDADGWADRHWSLGEGGINFHAVFKALGAVKANPHLIVEINDFSKVEESAAYLERLGVGQ; via the coding sequence ATGAACGATATTCCAGTGATTGGCGCGCAGTTGAGCGTGCTGAGCCTTGATCGGCACCGCGACTGGCTGTTTGCGAAGGATCGCGATTTGGAACTGCCGGAGTTTTGTATGGCCGACATCCTGCGCAATCCAGCTCCGTTTATAGAAATGGCTTTGAATAAGCTTGACGGATGGAATGGGCGGTTGGGGATTCATGGCCCCTTTTCGGGGTTCGAGTTGGACGTGAAGGACCGCGATTTTCGCGAATTGGTGCAGGCGCGGCTGGATCAGGCGCTTGAGGTTTGCGAGCGCTTGGGCGCGCAGCAGATGGTCCTGCATTCGCCTTATGACGCGTGGGATGCACATAACCTTGATAACCGCGCGGCGGATCGGGGCAAGCGCATTGGTGCCATTCTCGACACGCTTGCCCCGGCGCTGAGCCGGGCGGAGGCGGCGGGGGTGCAGTTGGTGCTGGAGAACATCAAGGACACCGACCCTACCCTGCGCCGGATGGTGGTGGAAGCCGCCGATACGCCCGCCTTGCGGTTGTCGGTCGATACCGGGCACGCGGAGTGGGCGCATGTTTCCGCCGGAGCGCCGCCGGTGGATCGGTTCATCTCGGACGCGGGCGAATTGCTGGGGCATGTGCATTTGCAGGACGCCGATGGCTGGGCCGACCGGCATTGGAGCCTAGGCGAGGGCGGGATCAACTTTCACGCCGTGTTCAAGGCGCTGGGGGCAGTGAAGGCGAACCCGCATCTGATTGTGGAGATCAACGATTTTTCAAAGGTAGAGGAGAGTGCCGCGTATCTGGAGCGGTTGGGGGTGGGGCAGTAG
- a CDS encoding universal stress protein yields the protein MYTNILVPVSFDEERDAKRAIDVARRLAATDARITLLHVIEQLPTYALTSAATGYLEEARRTVTQELEALASGIENCASVVVEGHAAREILEYTRDHGSDCIVVASHRPGMQDYFLGSTAAHVVRHAGCSVHVVR from the coding sequence ATGTATACGAACATTCTGGTGCCGGTTTCGTTTGACGAGGAGCGTGACGCAAAGCGGGCGATAGATGTTGCCCGCAGGCTGGCCGCCACGGACGCGCGGATCACGCTTTTGCACGTGATTGAGCAACTGCCGACATATGCCCTGACATCAGCCGCGACGGGCTATCTTGAGGAGGCCCGCAGGACCGTGACGCAGGAGCTTGAAGCTCTTGCCTCGGGCATTGAGAACTGTGCCTCTGTGGTCGTTGAGGGCCATGCGGCGCGGGAGATTTTGGAGTATACGCGGGATCATGGGAGTGATTGCATCGTGGTGGCTTCGCACCGGCCGGGGATGCAGGACTATTTCCTTGGCTCCACGGCGGCGCATGTGGTGCGCCATGCCGGATGTTCGGTTCACGTGGTGCGTTAA
- a CDS encoding toxin-activating lysine-acyltransferase, translating to MPDNSHGSGPTDDQLLAFGRLHFLASYCPVHSKYPAFALRRLFVPALNNGCVRFFENEEKQVCASLIWARLSKDVSERMIYDREPPTEENWASGETLWFIDLMAPFGQAGQLARHLARNPPPEPFYFARLDGAVDVRKIVCGDRTRPRKRRLRVYGFGEWG from the coding sequence GTGCCGGACAATTCGCATGGGTCCGGGCCAACGGATGATCAGCTTCTCGCGTTCGGGCGGCTGCATTTTCTGGCGTCGTATTGCCCGGTGCATTCGAAATACCCGGCCTTCGCGCTGCGCCGCCTGTTCGTGCCCGCGCTCAACAATGGCTGTGTGCGGTTCTTCGAGAACGAGGAAAAGCAGGTGTGTGCCTCGCTGATCTGGGCCCGGCTTTCGAAAGACGTGTCGGAGCGGATGATCTATGACCGCGAGCCCCCGACGGAGGAGAACTGGGCGAGCGGCGAAACCCTGTGGTTCATCGACCTGATGGCGCCGTTCGGGCAGGCCGGGCAGCTTGCGCGGCATCTCGCGCGCAATCCGCCGCCCGAGCCGTTCTACTTCGCGCGGCTCGACGGCGCGGTTGACGTGCGCAAGATCGTGTGCGGCGACCGGACCCGTCCGCGCAAGCGGCGGCTGCGCGTCTATGGCTTTGGTGAGTGGGGATAA
- a CDS encoding GatB/YqeY domain-containing protein, translating to MELRARVNDALKQAMKDKAATRLSTLRLIMAAIKDRDIDARGDGNDDGVGEAEVLAILGKMVKQRQESARAYEEGGRLDLAERELSEIKVIEEFLPRKLSDAEVDAAVTAAIAEVGASSIRDMGKVMGALKARFTGQMDFGLVGPMVKDRLCSG from the coding sequence ATGGAACTCAGGGCGCGCGTCAACGACGCGTTGAAACAGGCCATGAAAGACAAAGCCGCAACCCGGCTTTCGACGCTGCGGTTGATCATGGCGGCGATCAAGGATCGTGATATTGATGCGCGCGGCGACGGCAATGATGACGGCGTCGGCGAGGCGGAGGTTCTGGCGATTCTTGGCAAGATGGTCAAGCAGCGCCAAGAGAGTGCGCGTGCCTATGAAGAGGGCGGGCGGCTTGATCTTGCCGAGCGTGAGTTGAGCGAGATCAAGGTGATCGAGGAATTCCTGCCGCGCAAGCTTTCGGATGCGGAGGTTGACGCGGCAGTGACGGCGGCGATTGCCGAAGTGGGGGCAAGCTCGATCCGGGATATGGGCAAGGTGATGGGCGCACTGAAGGCGCGCTTCACCGGGCAGATGGATTTCGGGCTGGTCGGGCCGATGGTGAAAGACCGGCTGTGCAGCGGATGA
- the uvrB gene encoding excinuclease ABC subunit UvrB, translating into MPYAHSDTAQPLMHAAAPDVKTREKLEGGKRFILHTEFSAAGDQPTAIADLTSGINEGERDQVLLGATGTGKTFTMAKVIEETQRPAIILAPNKTLAAQLYGEFKSFFPENSVEYFVSFYDYYQPEAYVARSDTYIEKESQINEQIDRMRHSATRALLERDDVIIVASVSCIYGIGSVETYGAMTQDLKVGSQYDQRAVISDLVAQQYRRNDQAFQRGSFRVRGDSLEIFPAHLEDRAWRLSFFGEELESIVEFDPLTGEKTDSFDQIRVYANSHYVTPKPTMQQAIQSIKKELKIRLDQFNNEGKLLEAQRLEQRTNFDLEMLEATGVCNGIENYSRYLTGRAPGEPPPTLFEFIPDNAIVFADESHVSVPQIGGMYKGDYRRKFTLSEHGFRLPSCMDNRPLKFEEWDAMRPQSVFVSATPKDWELDRAGGVFVEQVIRPTGLLDPEVEIRPVETQVDDLLDEVRRVSERGYRTLVTTLTKRMAEDLTEYMHEQGIRVRYMHSDIDTLERIEILRDLRLGAFDVLIGINLLREGLDIPECGLVAILDADKEGFLRSETSLIQTIGRAARNADGRVIMYADRITGSMERALGETNRRRAKQIAYNEEHGITPATIKKNVEDVLSGLYQGDTDMARVTAKVEKPLHGANLEAVLDGLRTDMRKAAENLEFEEAARLRDEVRRLEAVDLAIADDPLARQSAVEKAAEAAVGSRGRSTAGRAGQRGGNVKRRGR; encoded by the coding sequence ATGCCCTATGCTCATTCCGACACAGCCCAGCCGCTGATGCACGCGGCCGCGCCGGACGTGAAAACGCGTGAGAAGCTCGAAGGCGGCAAGCGGTTCATATTGCACACTGAATTCTCTGCCGCCGGCGATCAACCCACCGCCATCGCGGACCTGACAAGCGGCATCAACGAGGGTGAGCGCGATCAGGTGCTGCTCGGCGCCACCGGCACCGGCAAGACCTTCACCATGGCAAAGGTCATCGAAGAGACCCAGCGCCCGGCGATCATCCTTGCCCCCAACAAGACACTCGCCGCCCAGCTTTACGGCGAATTCAAAAGCTTCTTTCCCGAAAACTCGGTCGAATATTTCGTCAGCTTCTATGACTATTACCAACCCGAAGCCTATGTCGCGCGCTCTGACACCTATATCGAGAAGGAATCCCAGATCAACGAACAGATCGACAGGATGCGCCACTCCGCCACCCGCGCCCTTTTGGAGCGTGACGACGTGATCATCGTCGCCTCCGTCTCGTGCATCTACGGCATCGGCTCGGTTGAAACCTACGGCGCGATGACCCAAGACCTGAAAGTCGGCTCACAATACGACCAGCGCGCCGTGATCTCTGATCTGGTGGCACAGCAATACCGGCGCAACGATCAGGCGTTTCAACGTGGCTCGTTCCGTGTGCGTGGCGACAGTCTGGAAATCTTCCCGGCCCACCTTGAGGACCGTGCATGGCGCTTGAGCTTCTTCGGAGAGGAGCTTGAATCCATTGTCGAATTTGACCCGCTGACCGGCGAAAAAACCGACAGCTTCGATCAAATTCGCGTCTATGCCAACTCGCACTATGTTACCCCGAAGCCGACGATGCAGCAGGCCATTCAGAGCATCAAGAAAGAGCTGAAAATTCGGCTCGATCAGTTCAACAACGAAGGCAAACTGCTCGAAGCACAGCGGCTTGAGCAACGCACCAATTTCGATCTCGAAATGCTTGAGGCCACCGGCGTGTGCAACGGGATCGAGAATTATTCGCGCTATCTCACTGGCCGCGCGCCGGGCGAACCGCCCCCCACCTTGTTTGAATTCATCCCCGACAATGCCATCGTCTTTGCCGATGAATCGCACGTCTCCGTGCCGCAAATCGGCGGCATGTATAAAGGCGACTACCGGCGCAAGTTCACCCTTTCGGAACACGGCTTCCGCCTGCCCTCCTGCATGGATAACCGCCCCCTCAAGTTCGAGGAATGGGACGCCATGCGCCCACAATCGGTGTTCGTCTCCGCCACGCCAAAAGATTGGGAGCTGGACCGCGCGGGCGGCGTGTTCGTCGAACAGGTGATCCGCCCCACCGGCCTGCTTGATCCAGAGGTCGAAATCCGCCCGGTCGAAACTCAGGTCGATGACCTTTTGGACGAGGTCCGCCGCGTGAGCGAGCGCGGCTATCGCACGCTCGTCACCACGCTCACCAAACGCATGGCCGAGGACCTCACCGAATACATGCACGAACAGGGCATCCGCGTGCGCTACATGCATTCCGACATCGACACGCTGGAACGCATCGAAATCCTGCGCGACCTGCGCCTTGGCGCGTTTGACGTGCTGATCGGCATCAACCTTTTGCGCGAAGGGCTCGACATTCCCGAATGCGGCCTCGTCGCCATTCTCGACGCCGACAAGGAAGGTTTCCTGCGCTCTGAAACCTCGCTCATCCAAACCATCGGGCGCGCCGCGCGTAACGCCGACGGGCGCGTCATCATGTATGCCGACCGCATCACCGGCTCGATGGAGCGCGCACTTGGCGAAACCAACCGCCGCCGCGCCAAACAAATCGCCTATAACGAAGAACACGGCATCACCCCCGCGACGATCAAGAAGAACGTCGAAGACGTGCTTTCGGGGCTTTATCAGGGCGACACCGACATGGCCCGCGTCACCGCCAAGGTCGAAAAACCCCTGCACGGCGCCAATCTGGAGGCCGTTCTTGACGGGCTGCGCACCGACATGCGCAAAGCCGCCGAGAACTTGGAGTTCGAAGAAGCCGCCCGCCTGCGCGATGAGGTCAGACGGCTTGAAGCGGTAGATTTAGCCATCGCCGACGACCCGTTGGCGCGGCAATCCGCGGTAGAGAAAGCCGCCGAAGCAGCCGTCGGCTCGCGTGGCCGCTCAACCGCCGGCCGCGCAGGGCAAAGGGGCGGGAATGTGAAGCGGCGAGGGCGGTGA
- a CDS encoding antibiotic biosynthesis monooxygenase family protein, whose translation MPTIAKDSQVQTVITTYEMTPGTAQALMDALTDAYAAFISKQPGFVGAGLHINDAQTRIASYSQWQRREDFLAVLRTDEMRERNGKFSELCKSFEPVMYDVTEAFG comes from the coding sequence ATGCCGACGATAGCCAAGGACAGCCAGGTTCAGACGGTGATCACCACCTATGAGATGACACCGGGCACGGCGCAGGCTTTGATGGACGCGCTGACTGACGCTTATGCCGCGTTCATCTCGAAACAACCCGGATTTGTTGGCGCCGGTCTGCACATCAACGATGCGCAGACACGAATCGCCAGCTATTCGCAATGGCAGCGGCGGGAGGATTTTCTGGCCGTGCTGCGGACCGACGAGATGCGCGAGCGCAACGGGAAATTCAGCGAGTTATGCAAGAGTTTCGAGCCGGTGATGTATGACGTGACGGAAGCCTTCGGTTGA
- a CDS encoding ETC complex I subunit translates to MTARIYRPAKSAMSSGMAKTKDWVLEYVSASAREIDPLMGWTSSTDTQAQVRLRFETKQAALEYASEHGIEAVVNEPQKRKPNIRAGGYGENFATKRHGSWTH, encoded by the coding sequence ATGACCGCACGTATTTACAGACCGGCGAAATCGGCGATGTCTTCGGGCATGGCAAAGACCAAGGACTGGGTTCTGGAATATGTCTCTGCGAGCGCCAGAGAGATTGATCCGTTAATGGGATGGACCTCGTCAACCGACACGCAAGCGCAGGTGCGGTTGAGGTTTGAAACCAAGCAAGCGGCGTTGGAATATGCCAGCGAACATGGCATCGAAGCGGTGGTAAATGAGCCGCAAAAACGCAAGCCCAATATTCGGGCTGGTGGCTATGGCGAGAATTTCGCCACCAAACGGCATGGGTCGTGGACGCACTGA
- a CDS encoding FAD-dependent oxidoreductase: MTDNHSPTKLRAEMCARIAALGQVDVVILGGGVNGVAALRDLALNGVSAALIDTGDFCAGASSASSRMIHGGLRYLEGREFRLVAEATQERNMLLEQAPHLTKTLELVVPVPRLLGGFGRAIGRFAGLWQDSGPLSLAALEGALRLYEFLGRGSRFVPKHHVALSRADFPQGMPEKISAVVTYYDGQFLHPEALVLEMLEEALAQGEQVAALNHADWAFDGGGFTITDRFGGAVGRVVPKLVINASGAWIDRANAALGLKTAYLRGVKGAHLVLDNAALRARMDGRAFFFDDGSGRMVIALCVQDNVLIGTTEVEVADPDDKRVDGDEEAYLLRAIDGLFSDISVTEEDIVSMTTGIRPLRMAGGSVTAAPRDHKLEEDAVGDVPVLSMVGGKWTTFRAFAEQASDRALAYLARARAVSTRDRPYPGIAVPELSGDPARAAVLIRRYGARAGEVAAFCEAVADRALAGAPDYTAGEIAWIIHARGAATVEDIALRRTHLTLGHGLDLATLDDLAAILGAESGRDAAAIAAEVAAAKRDKRFFGPRAEHLEGATS; the protein is encoded by the coding sequence ATGACGGACAATCACAGCCCGACGAAGCTGCGCGCCGAGATGTGCGCGCGGATTGCTGCGCTGGGGCAGGTGGATGTGGTAATCCTTGGTGGTGGGGTGAACGGGGTGGCGGCGCTGCGTGATCTTGCGCTGAACGGGGTGAGTGCTGCGTTGATTGATACCGGCGATTTCTGTGCCGGGGCGAGCAGTGCGTCGAGCCGGATGATTCATGGCGGGTTGCGCTATCTTGAAGGGCGCGAGTTCCGGCTGGTGGCGGAGGCCACGCAGGAGCGCAACATGCTGCTGGAACAGGCCCCGCATCTGACCAAGACGCTGGAACTGGTGGTGCCGGTGCCGCGTCTGCTTGGCGGGTTTGGGCGCGCCATCGGGCGGTTTGCCGGGTTGTGGCAGGACAGCGGGCCGCTAAGCCTTGCGGCTTTGGAGGGGGCGCTCAGGCTTTATGAGTTTCTCGGGCGCGGCTCGCGATTCGTGCCGAAACATCATGTGGCATTGTCGCGCGCGGATTTTCCGCAGGGGATGCCGGAGAAAATCAGCGCGGTTGTCACCTATTACGACGGGCAATTCCTGCACCCCGAGGCGCTGGTGCTGGAAATGCTGGAGGAGGCATTGGCGCAAGGGGAACAGGTGGCGGCGCTCAACCATGCGGATTGGGCGTTTGATGGGGGTGGTTTCACGATTACGGACCGTTTTGGCGGCGCGGTTGGCCGGGTGGTGCCCAAGCTGGTGATCAATGCAAGTGGGGCGTGGATTGATCGGGCGAATGCGGCGCTGGGGCTTAAAACCGCTTATTTGCGCGGGGTGAAGGGGGCGCATCTGGTGCTCGACAATGCGGCGCTGCGCGCGCGCATGGACGGGCGGGCGTTCTTCTTCGACGATGGCAGCGGGCGCATGGTGATTGCGCTTTGCGTGCAGGACAACGTGTTAATCGGCACCACCGAGGTGGAGGTGGCGGACCCGGATGACAAACGGGTGGACGGCGACGAGGAAGCCTATCTCTTGCGCGCAATTGACGGCCTTTTCAGCGATATTTCGGTGACGGAGGAAGATATCGTTTCGATGACGACCGGGATCAGGCCATTGCGGATGGCGGGCGGGTCGGTGACGGCGGCGCCGCGCGATCACAAGCTTGAGGAGGACGCGGTGGGCGATGTTCCGGTGCTGTCGATGGTGGGGGGCAAGTGGACCACCTTCCGCGCCTTTGCCGAGCAGGCGAGTGACCGTGCCTTGGCTTATCTGGCGCGGGCGCGGGCGGTTTCGACCCGTGATCGGCCTTATCCGGGCATTGCGGTGCCAGAGCTTAGCGGTGATCCGGCGCGGGCGGCGGTGCTCATTCGGCGCTATGGCGCGCGGGCGGGGGAGGTGGCGGCGTTTTGTGAAGCCGTTGCCGACCGCGCGCTTGCCGGAGCGCCGGATTATACGGCAGGTGAGATTGCATGGATCATTCACGCGCGCGGGGCGGCGACAGTTGAGGATATTGCCTTGCGCCGGACGCATCTGACGCTGGGGCATGGGCTGGATCTGGCGACGTTGGACGATCTGGCGGCGATTCTTGGCGCGGAGAGCGGGCGGGATGCGGCGGCCATCGCGGCAGAGGTGGCGGCAGCCAAGCGCGACAAGCGGTTTTTCGGGCCGCGCGCGGAACATTTGGAGGGGGCGACATCATGA